The Cynocephalus volans isolate mCynVol1 chromosome 1, mCynVol1.pri, whole genome shotgun sequence region GCAACAGTCAATCCATTTAGAAACCACCCCACAGTAATATTGGACTGTAATAAGTTAATTTGACAAGCAGGTCTTATTATGGAGCAAGATGAaggttaggaaaaataagttatttCATGTGTCTAGATGACCAGACTCATTCATGTTAACTCTAATCAGAGTAGCTAGCTGGTCCACACAAATTTCCCCCAGGTGACTCTTGGAAGGCTGCAATAGAAAATCAAGCCTGAAATCTCACACCCAAAGAGAATAATTCTAATAAAAGCCTTCTTGTGAACAAACGATGTTAAAAATCTAAGTGAAGTTAGGTCAAATTCTCAGCTCTACTCCCACTTCCTACAGTATTCTGAGAAAAGCCCTTTTAGttatttagtttctttatctgtaaaacagggataatagtGGTGCCTccttcatagagttgttgtgagaattaaagagGTTAATTTAAGTAAAGCCAAGAGCACATGAAAAgtgttctctatttttatttatatcatctCCTCAGTCAAGATGCTTTGGATAGTGTAGGAGCCTTCAGCATTTCCAGACCTTTGTATTTAGGAAACTGAAGATTTTATCCTATAGAACTGAACAATATTAGATTAGTTTAATCTTCCCAATGACTAAATTACAAAAATGTTGGAGAAAGCTAGCTGTAGACATAATTTAAACAAtgctaaatattttcctttctttaaataaTGGAAGGCAATACTGTCCTAGAGCTCTTTTTGAGGCTAGTTTTATATTAACGAGGATCTGAACCACATCCTGTTGTGCTGAAAGAAGCAGTAAGAGTAAATGGGGCTGGAAATGTACCCCTTTCATCTCGAGAATGGGTCTCTGTGATGGATGAGAGATCCAAGAACTCCATCAGGCAAGCCTCCATCCTAGAAAGGAGGTCAGAGACGCTACAATCAACCTAGCCACCATCGTGGTCTTCTCTGCCTCCCCCCTtagactttgtgtgtgtgtgtgtgtgtgtgtgtattaaagaCTTAGTCTTCAGTAAACCATATCAACGTCTTGGATTTATAAGATAAATCTACTAGTATAAGAGCTGATTTTGTTCTTATTATTCAAGATTATCTTTAGGTCCTTTGCATagtcatataaattttaggatcagtttgtcaaattctaccaaaaaaagaaaaaaaaaagtttgctgagatTTTCACTACTGATATCTTAACATCACTGAGTATTTTAATCCATGGGCATAACTTATCTCCCCACTTATTTAGGACTTTAATTTGTTTCTGGGTTGCAGCTTTAGTTCATTTCAATTTACTGTAATTTCAAATGTCTTGCTTAAGGATTTAAGCCCCTTTCCCCAGCCAGATTTAGGTATCTAAGACCATGAGAGTACAGGTTACCTCTCTGCTTTTTGGTCCAGCCTGAAACTTCTCTAAGGCCACATAGCCAAAGTCAAATAGGGATAATTGGCCAGAGGGGATAACTGACTCTGCACTTGAGGCTACTCCAAATTCTAATCCACCATGCCTACGTACATACGGTTGTTAAAAGATTtggctgggctggccagttagctcacttggttagaacacagtattataacaccaaggtcaagggttcagatccttacaccagccagctgccaatcaATCAATAAAAGTTTGGCTGGTTTCTCCTTGTCCCAGAAGTTCTTTTGGCTATGCCTATGGAAGACTTGCTTCTCTGCCTGCCAGTCCCCAAACTTGAAAATGCCATCAGGCATGAAAGGGCCCTCTCACCGGTCTCAACTTATCTAGGAAAGCCTGGTCCATCTCTAGAATTTAGGTTTTTTAGCCTTCTTTGCATCTGCAACTCTGGTAGCTTTTAggaaaaatatcatattttaaaatatgatattttccCCTACTGTTTTCTCCATGTTGTGGTAAAagcaatgatttctttttctttctttctttttttgactggtaaggggatcacaaccctcggcacagtgtggtctgcaccacgctcagccagtgagtgcacccagccatccctatacaggatctgaacctgcagcctcggcgctaccagcaccgcactctcctgagtgagtcacggggccggcccaaaagcAATGATCTTTTGCCACCTCCTATGTCCAACCtggaaacaaaatcaaaataggcatttttaaaaactgaaattagacAATCTTTTTTTCATGTGAATCAATCTGTTAGGAGAAAGAGGAGCctacactttaatttctttcctaaCATGAAACACAAAAACCTAAATTTTGTGTTGCATCATAATTTCAAATACTAAATTTAATCaagtagattttaattttatcattcttAAGGATAGCAAGTTTGGTGGCAGGTAAAttctggtttttttcctttcttttcacaatatttcagattttgaatattTGAACTTTCCTTCATAATAATGTCAAAGGACATAATAAAAGCAGAAGAACATTCACCTAAAATTCATCAGAGGAATGCTCCACAACAGATCACTGATAGAATATTTTTCATTGATGCTTCTAATCAGAGCTTGACTGCCATTCCATTGGAGATCTTAGCATTAAAAGAGTTAGAAGAAGTGCATTTAGAAAATAACCAAATTGAAGAAATTCCCCCAGGTATTCAGCATTTAAAGAACATCAGGATCCTCTATCTGAACAAAAACCACCTGAATAGCCTGTGCCCAGAGCTGGGAACGCTGAGCAGCCTGGAGGGTCTGGACCTGAGCTACAACCCCATCGTCTCCTCCTCGCTGTCTGTCGTCAGCTGCCTCCGCACCCTGCGCCAGCTGCGGCTCTACCACCTTGACCTGAACGAGATTCCCATCGTGATCTGTAAAAGCCTTCACCATCTCGAGCTGCTCGGACTGGCTGAAAACCACCTGAAATTTCTGCCCAAGGAAATAGTGAACCAGACCAAACTGAGGGAGATCTACCTGAAGCAAAACCAATTTGAAGTTTTCCCTCAGGAGCTCTGTGTTCTCTACAACCTGGAAATAATTGACCTGGATGAGAACAAACTCAATGCCATTCCAGAAGAGATCGGGAATCTGACGATGCTGCAGAAGTTCTATGTGGCTTCTAACAATCTGCCCTTTCTGCCGGAGTCGCTGTGCCAGTGTAGCAAAATGTCTGTGATGGATTTATCCCACAACCTCCTCCGCTCCATCCCGAAGAGGCTGGCCGAGCTCACAGAGATGACGGAAATCGGGCTGAGCGGAAACCGCCTGGAGAAGGTGCCGCGCTTCATCTGCAGGTGGCCCTCGCTGCACCTGCTCTACCTGGGCAACACCGGCCTGCGGGGGCTGCGGCGCTCCTTCCGGCGGCTGGGCAACTTGCGCTTCCTGGACCTCAGCCAGAACCACCTGGACCGCTTTCCGTCGCAGCTCTGTGCGCTGAGGAACCTGGAAGTCCTGGCGCTGGATGACAATAAGATAAGGCAGGTACTGATTCCCTTCCTGGCTGTCACTATGCTCTTATCAAGGGCCCTTTCTGCCCTAAATTGGTGTGGTTCTGTGTctaaacagaaaacctgaaccgACTTCGTGGGAGAAAATCTAGGGTTACCAAAAATATCCAACAAGGTGGTACTTTATGTTACTTTATTTCCCCCTAAGTAGCAATAGTAGTCATAAATCGTAGCTAATGTTTATTTAGAACATGTATGTGCCAGTCATTGCGCTAAGTGTTTTACCtggattatctcacttaatcctcacaatgacttTTTGTCCTCTACGACatatgagaaaaatgagagaCAGGGAGCTTAATCAACTTGTCCAAGGCTATGCAGCCTGTAAGTGATAGAGCCAGGATTCCAGCCCAGAACTGCTGGGCTCCAGGGTCTGTATTCTTAACAAACACCACCTCTTGTCAGGGTTTCCTTAATTTAAATAGCAGATTTTTCTGACACATGCATCCTTAGTGTTCCAGTCATATGAAACTGCAAGAACAGATTTGTCCCTAGAGAAACTGTTTCACGTGTGTGCAGGGTGGCATGTTCAAAAATGGTCATTTTAGCATTGTTGATAACCATGAAGTATGGGAGACAATCTAAATGTCAGTCAGTAGGAAGTGGgcaataaactgtggtatattcataaaaaGGAATACCGTACAATAATTTAAGTGAACGGGAACTATATGTACCGATGTGGGTAGATTTCAAAGTTGTGATGTtcattaaaaagacagataacaagTTGCAGaaatttatatcatttataaatttttaaatcacacaaaactatatatatattacatatatacacacacacatgaaacacATACTTCAtggatatttatatatgtaataaaagtataaaaatatggaTTGGAAGAAAACTCACTAAATTCCTGATGGTGGCTGCCTCtgggaagagggaagaaggaggtcAATGAAATGGGGCAAGGGCCATAGGAGAACTCAACTTTAATTATAGTATTTCATCTTGTTTATTAACAGATTTGGGCAGTGGGCATGGATGTGTTtatgtttctttattattttttaatatttgaaaatttaaaaaaaaatagagttgcTGTTAAAAACAAAGAACCAGCTGTAGAGGGAGAAAAAAGGGACATTTGGAAATCAACAACTGTAAGCAAATAATAGGTCTGCTTTTTCTGGCCACAGACACCAATCATGTGTTCACCATACATTATGAAAGTTTGGGGCCTTAAaggtttttttaatctttaatttgattttcaatttctagaactttcttttttttctctcatgttgCTATGGGGTTTTAAAACTGCCTTTTGGGAAGTAAACTTTTGATGGTAATTTGAAGATTTAGGAAGAGAACCTAGGACTTAATCTACTGAGGTAGCAACCCACCTTAAAGGATTTTCAGGGTCCCATGAGAGCCCATCCCCTCAACTATTCCAGCGCTGATGTAAGAAATTCCTTTTAGTAGAAAAACTGTTTTCATTCCACAGTTGGAGTGAAAGACTCAAAATATAGAGTACACTTGGGAAGGATAACACACTGACTAATTCCTGAATCCTGAATGATACCTAATCCTTTCCTGAGAGCAATTCTAAGAGATGAGAGGAGCAGTACACACAGATTGCTTGTTAACAAAGATAAACCTCATCTACTATCAAGTTTTACCACAAGTCAACCTGCACTGAAATGTAGACATGTTAAATATTATATTGATCGTGAAAATCTCTATTTACCATTGCTATTCTTCAGTTATTCTGATAGTATTTTTGTGTGCTTTTGCCCTCCCTTCTCAATTTTCTCTGAAACTTCCCAATGTATCTTTCTCCTTAATGACACATGGAATTTAATGTGTTTCTTACCTTTTCCATTCCAAAACCTCAAGTGATAGGTTTCTGGCTCTTGAAGCCTAGACAGTAGCTGCTTCTTGCCTAGGTGGATGCAAAAATGGCTTACTTTCAATGTGTACCTAGATggattttacatttcttttaaaaaaatttttattgttattttctggttttaattttttttcactgtacatgtttatggagtacagtttaTTCTTCCACTGCATATcatataatgatctaatcagaataattagcatatctatcacctaaacatttataatttctttgtgggtataacattcaagatcctcttttctggctatcttgaaatacacaatataatattattagctattgtcatccttgaacaccagaacttattcttcctatttaactgtaattttgtaacttcataccagtctaccaacctttccctgggcacccctgccccccaacatACTTCCcttcctctggtaaccactattctattctctatttctctttttccctcttttaagtTGACCCAtggtaattatatatatttatggagtataataTGATATTTAGGTACATTCATAttatgtgcaatgatcatatcagggtgcttagcatatccatcacctcaaacatttgtcacttctctgTGTTAGGAACGTTCAACATCATCCTGACTAGCTATGCAAAGATACACGgcactttgttgttaactgtagtctccctatattactgtAGAActctagatcccattcttcctatctctcgaatattttgtatccactgaccaccctctccccatcctcccgTTCCCCTTCCCCgtctagtctctagtaaccactcttctcctctctacttctataagatcaacttttttagctcccacatatgagtgagaacatgtggtatttctctctctgtgcctggcttattttacttaacataattttctccaagctcatctatggtgcagcaaatggcagaatttcattcttttttatggctgagtagtattccactgtgtatgtataccacattttccttatccaatcatctgtggaagtacatttaggttggttccaactcatggCGATTGTGACTAGAGCTGTGtaaacatggagtgcaggtgtcccttcaacttgttgatttccattcctttggatatatacccagtagtgggattgctggatcatatggtagttctacctgtagttgtttcaggaatgtccatactgttttaatttacattcccaccaacaatgtataagagttcccctttctccacatcctcaccagcgtttgttattttctgtctctttgggaATAGCCATTCTTAATGGTGTgggatgatacctcattgtggttttgatttgcatttctctgatgattagcaacattgagcattttttcatgtgcctgttggccacttgtatgtcatcttttgaaaaatatctattcagttccttggtccatttttaattggattattcactttttttactattcagttgtttgagttctttgtatattctggatattaatcccttgttggatgcatagtttgcaaatattttctcccactctgcaggttgtcttttcattctgttgattgtttcctttgctgtgcagaagctttttaatttgatacaatcccatttgttaatttttgcctttgtttcctgtgcttcggaagcattattcataaagtctttgtctagacttacgtcctgaagtgtttcccctatgttttcttctagaagtttcatagttttgggtcttatatttaagtctttaatcccttttgagttgattttggtatttggtgggtgataggggtctagtttcattcttctgcatgtggatcttcaattttcccagcaccatttactgaagagactgtcctttccccaatgtatgtttttggctcctttgtcaaaaaatcTGTTGACTGTCCTGTGAAAGGATCTGtgggcctctgtggtgaggatagGGATTGGTGTGGGTCCTCGGCCTTCTTTTCTGTtgcaagggaaaattcttcctgagCTGATGCCAGTGTTAAAGACATGGCAGCTGAGGCTGCgtgcctctgtctcctctctaTGCATCCATCCagggcttttgtgctccacagggacCACAACAGTCTCTTGTTGTACTCCTACGGTCTCCCACAGATGCTCCTGTCAATGTTTAGCTGTCTGTTcattgttctggtccttttctgtgggaggaatgcaccctgggtatctctagtccaccatcttgccccacctctgcatagtacatttttattaaaggaaaaaaccaAGACAATATACCTAACCTCAAAATGACTGTAGCAAAACTATAGTGTCAGCAATAATTGTCCTCATTTGATGCTCTGCATATTTTCTATACTTTCAGATTTATTCCCATTATGCTTTAATATGACTATGATAAAACTAACTATTGGATCCTGAATATACCGAGAAAAATCTCTGAACATGCAATGcactttgaaaatgaaaagctaaACCTATGACTTAAGTAAACAGCAATAAGAGTTAAATTACTGGGTTTTAATGAAATGACTAGATTGAAAAACCTTTTCCCGTTGTGTTGGATAGAACTGAGTGCAGGTGCGTTGTATTGAAGGGATCTATGTATCTTATGAGGAATTTTGAAATAGCCAAGAAGGAAAGCATCAGTTTCTCTGGAAATTGACTTGatctgattaaaaatatataagtaaataaataaataaaactggaagtATTTTGTAGCATTTTTAGGAAAATGAGGTCTCATCCTacacacaagaaaacaaaaatgtcttaTTTTAGGAGTGTAAAACTTTTATTACAGATAGGTTATCCTATAGagggctttgtttttttctcaaactGTGAGCCACCTATTTACTGATTATCTGTTTATTCCACCCATCTATATAGAGATGGGGGGGGCAGTGAGCTGAGGTCTATCCAGAATGGAAAGCAGGGTGTTAGATTAAGGAATGGGTAGGAGGGCTAAAGCAGGGAACTGGTGGAAGTATTTCCTGGTGAGCAATAAAGCCAGATAAAGGGACACATGAGTTAAGAAGCTGTTGAGATACACAAGTAGCTGGGCTTTTTCTTTCTACAAGAAAATATAGCATCTCTGGAACACAATCAATAGGGTGATTGTGTCACATATTTAAAGAATGAGATTTTTTCCATGTGGTTCCAGAAGCCCAGAAAGAGATCAATAGGTGGACATAATAGTGATGTAGGTTTTAGCTTGACAAGAAGGAAATCTGATTATTAGAGGTATCCATTGAAGGTAATGAACTTTTCAGGAGATGGTGTTTAAATAAAAGCTGGATGGCTAGCCATGAAACATGTTCAACCACTGTATTAGAGAGTTGTAATAGAGACCCTTTTAAGGCCTTCCAACCCTGAAAGTCTGGCAGTCTGTGAAATGCCTATCCAGTATCCGCATAGGGCATTAGCTTGTATTCACTGGAAGGCAGAACATGACAAGATAGGAATATAATAGTCTTCACTGAACACTCTGATTAGAAACGGTATGAAcgtatatttttttccaactgAGATTTAAGCTGAAGTTTCGAAATTGCTGAGTTAAAGCCTCTTAGAAAGAAGTATCTTGTCACTAAATTTATCAGTTTCAATAActgaatttattataaatatcatCTTGCAATATTACGCATAACTTTAATACTTTTTCCTTCAATAGTGTCAAGCATTTGCCATACTACAGTTTGTAAATTTGCAATAAAGTAAGTTAAAAATTGCTCCCATTTAAAGCAGTGCATATAAGTACAGAGCAGAAAGGTGGTGAGTAGACTCTAGATCTACaaatataaatactatatatGCAAACATACATGCAAACTTTTCATCAGTAGATGCTAAgttgctctactttttctttagTAATCTGCCTCAAAACCAAAAGCCCAATTTCTTTTAGGACTGTTAAAAATAATCTTGACCTGAAATTTGTCCTTTTGGAATATTTCTAGTTACCTTCAAAGTTGGGCTCACTTTCAAAACTGAAGACACTTGGGCTAACAGGAAATGAGTTCCTTTGCTTTCCAGAAGAAGTCTTTTCCTTAGAGTCTTTAGAGAAATTGTACCTTGGGCAAGACCAAGGATCCAAGCTTACCTACGTGCCAGAACACATTGGGAAACTGCAGGTAAGCCTCCCCAAATGAGCAGACAAAGAAGCACATGCCACTGACCCCTTAAGTTGACTGATTCTGAGAAAACATGAGGTGTCCCCACAGGCTTGATGTGGAATCATTCATACTAGATTTCCAGCTCCAAACAAGCAGTGATTTTTACATTGTGGGGCTTCCACTGTCACTGAACAACCTCCacaacattttattgtgattgCTGATGGATATGTCATGCCATACTTCTTTCCACTGCCTGGTTTGGCATGTTTCATTTGCAGAAATTGAGTTATACCTCTTTCcatttaatttctactttttataagTAGCCCCCTGGAAACGGAACTGTTTCGAAGTTAAAGTATCATTCAAGTGACATGGCCAGGAGCCTGCATTCTTGCACCTAGGACTCACTGTAAGGGGCAGTGTGACCTCCCTCCCTGCATGGAAGCAGGCAGATCATATTGCACCACGTCATGCTGAGGATGGGTCTCTGCAGTACTGTGCTGAATCCTAGCAAAGCAACAGGACAACTTCATTCAAAGTAGCCATACTAGTATGTCTTTATATATGCATCCTTTAAAGAACTGTTATTTTTTCTATGTTCCTGTTTCTGTACTCTGAATAATGACAAAGTAGGTGTGGGCCTCTGCATAACGCCCAGTCATGGAACTGAGCAATGGCAGCGTGCAACACAGGTAATTCTCGCTATGACACAAGGGTCCTATTCCTAATCCCCCATTCCTTTGCCCAGTGTTCACACAACACCTTTCATCATCTTGCTCCTTGTACATGTCATGCCACAACCTTAGGGAGAAATGCAAACATTAAATTTTTGCCCAGTGACATTGAAAATGGCTAAATTGAAAACACTCAAACCCTTTATCAGTGCATTTTGTTTACTTCCACTTATGCGATGCTGGTTTGATACTTGAGGCAATTGTAATTCTCTAGCAACTGCCACAGATAATTAGCTATTGAAAGGAAGCACATGATAAAGGTAGTTGAATGATCCAAATATAATTTTCCATGAAGTTCTAGTGAAACAAATAAGTACTATATTCCCATGTTCTCTTTTGCCTGCAGAAATGGAAACCAAGTCCAATGGCTCtactcaaaaaataattttatttcctggTTTTATTTCCCTTTAAATATGTCTTCCCCTTTATCCCAATGTATGGGTTTCTTATCGAAAGTGCATGGGCACTCACAGCTGATTCgggttattatattttatttattaaggtAAGGAACTTTATGGTATACTCTCCTGTTGTTTCAGAGTCTTAAAGAGCTGTATATAGAGAACAATCATCTGGAGTACCTGCCCTTATCATTGGGGTCAATGCCTAACCTGGAAGTTCTTGATTGCCGGCACAATTTGCTTAAGCAACTTCCAGATGCCATTTGCCAAGCACGAGGTGAGGAAACTTAGTAGATCCCCAGCCTGGTAGAGTTTGAGGCCAGCGTTTCCTATGATGAATGGCTTCCTTGCTTCATTAAAGACCCTATCCCATCACCTCCTTGCAGGTCTTACTGGTGACATGGGGAGGGCATGCGCCCTGGTTAGCACAGCTATGGGTCTTGCAAAGGCAGTTGGATTGTTTATTGGGGATTGAAAAGAGAAGTAAatagcaaccactaaaaaagttAGCATTCATTCATATGTTCATTCCACCACCAGCAATCATTTACTGAATATGTACTATATGCCAAAATTTGGAGTTAGGGTCCTGAAGTAAATTTGCATCTAGGTCATTAAGTCACTTAAATAAAAGGTAAAGTATTGACCCAGAGTGGTAGAATTAACAAGGGGGACTTTTGGAGCTACATGATTGACATGAAAAATCGTATATGATTCCTATTTAAACACCCAAACATTTCCCATCAGGCTAAACCATTGTTTATCTGtacatctgtctatccatccatccacttaaCAAGcttttgctgagcacctactgaggtcagattaaaaaaatgttttttaccaTAGTGTGCTAAATCCCCAGGTTTTACagacatgttttaaaactatGGCTATCCTTTAATGAAAGGAGGATGAAGGAATAGCTGTCACCTGCCCACAAGGCATTCAAAAATTGGGGCCGGGGTGAGGCTCAGTACTCTTTAATAATGCTCCTGATGATAAATTCTTATCTTGTCCTTGGTACCTGCAGAAGTGAAACATCCTCAAAATTTTTCAGTGTTTACTATTTCCTGtctctaatatttatttactctGGCTCTGACATCTTTGAGttgtttaaagaaattataaagaagagAACTTGGTTTACCTCATTAAATGGAATGCTTTTTGTTACATGGCACAGCAAAAACAGACATTTAAAGTAACTGGACTAAAGAAtgcacattttaattttgtttgttctttttcttaacaCATATAATTTGTTTATGTTCCCCAAACATTCAGTCTCATAACAAAATTTTCTACACTTATCTTCTCTTTTGGTGAGAGAAAAGCAACTAAGTTTCTAAGCCATTTATCACtgagtataaaaatgtaatttctctctccttccttcttataCTGGGTATTACCAAACCTTTCATCTCTGCCTATTTTATTGATGAAACATTGTGTTTCAgtgtttaatttacatttcttctgttgagtgatgttgagtatctttttcaTACTTAccagccatttttatttctttcaatgaaCTATCTAAGATAGTTCCTTATGCCAAAAAAACCCTACAGATTCAGACCATTCTCTAGAATATGAAACCATTTTgatttataaagttttatatacATGTACCTACAGACTTGCATGTGCCTGGATATTTTCTGCAAGGACTCACAGGAATCTAATAATAGTGGTTCATTGTGACAATTAAGATatagagggctggctggtggttcacttgggagagcgtggtgctgataacaccaaggtcaagggtttggatccccataccagccatccaccaaaaacaaaagaaaagatgtgAGTGGACTggtgggaaaggaaagaagagggagaattatttttattctttctttgctgtttttgTATTATACATTTCTATTTACACTGTTGTATATATTACTTTCATACCAGAgagtaatttttcaaaaaatcaatttgtttcttaacttgagAGTAGTAGGTCAATGACCATGAGTCAGATGCCACATATTCCATTGTCTTTAGGGATCAGGCAGGTAACCAAAGCCTGATGTAACAACAGGGAGTAGCGAGGCCTGTGGGAAACTTTAGTGTCCCATCCAAAGGCGTGCAGAGTCATGCCTAAAAAAAAAGTATGAGGGTGGTTTTTGCCAGTGGGCTGTCATTTGGCAACTGCTactctaaacaaacaaaaaaagacatctACTCTTAGAAGGGTAAGTATATCTGAAGACTGAATTCCTGTTCTCTTTGTTATAAGAAGGAACAAACATAGATACAGACCTTCTATTAGATGGTATAAAAAGCTTTGTCAGTTCTTGTACCTCCTTTCTCTCATTCCTCTTACAAATGCAGGGTTGGATCCCTCACATACCTGGGCAGGTTGAGATGCCAAGTTAATGGTCtttgttcttaaaataaatccaccattaaaaaaaaaatcttttcagctTTGAAAGAATTACTGCTGGAGGATAACTTGCTCACCCATCTTTCGGAGAATTTGGATTCTCTAGTGAATCTTAAAGTTCTGACTCTGATGGACAATCCCATGGAAGAACCCCCAACAGGAGTGTGTGCGAAAGGCATTGAGGCCATATGGAACCACCTTaaggaaaacagaataaagaaaagaatggcAATAAAGGTAAAACCAGCACAGGTTCTTGATAGCACATTCCCAGTTGCTTTGGAGGGGGGCTAGTGTCAAACACATTACAGATTACCTTAGGGAGCGGCTCCTTACACATCCACACCTTGTCTTTCTTGGGAGATGAGACTCTAACTTTTATGTCCCCAGTGCTTagtgagagaatttttttttttttttttttttttttgtctttttgtgaccggccgcaccgcgctcagccagtgagcgcaccggccatccttatataggatccaaacccgcggcgggagcactaccgcgctcccagtgccgcactctcctgagtgcgccacagggtcggcccagtgAGAGAAATTTTTAATGTCGGCCCTagcattttttgtc contains the following coding sequences:
- the LRRIQ4 gene encoding leucine-rich repeat and IQ domain-containing protein 4, translating into MSKDIIKAEEHSPKIHQRNAPQQITDRIFFIDASNQSLTAIPLEILALKELEEVHLENNQIEEIPPGIQHLKNIRILYLNKNHLNSLCPELGTLSSLEGLDLSYNPIVSSSLSVVSCLRTLRQLRLYHLDLNEIPIVICKSLHHLELLGLAENHLKFLPKEIVNQTKLREIYLKQNQFEVFPQELCVLYNLEIIDLDENKLNAIPEEIGNLTMLQKFYVASNNLPFLPESLCQCSKMSVMDLSHNLLRSIPKRLAELTEMTEIGLSGNRLEKVPRFICRWPSLHLLYLGNTGLRGLRRSFRRLGNLRFLDLSQNHLDRFPSQLCALRNLEVLALDDNKIRQLPSKLGSLSKLKTLGLTGNEFLCFPEEVFSLESLEKLYLGQDQGSKLTYVPEHIGKLQSLKELYIENNHLEYLPLSLGSMPNLEVLDCRHNLLKQLPDAICQARALKELLLEDNLLTHLSENLDSLVNLKVLTLMDNPMEEPPTGVCAKGIEAIWNHLKENRIKKRMAIKIQAWWRGTMVRKGFGTFEELKMRKKGKISPKDKKGKKPEKGKPGKGNKK